Proteins encoded by one window of Plasmodium falciparum 3D7 genome assembly, chromosome: 4:
- a CDS encoding AP2 domain transcription factor AP2-SP2, putative — protein MMNKEKYVDILKEDKPSTLYIEKNIIKNNHVILNKDRNIIKTVDNNFEYKNECYQKDYKNDIIDKGNVYDKYINNNNNNNEGTKKNCLRYDRFHIYDDKIKNIDDINETIKMKEEKIIIPLHTFDEKKTNNMDLKISNNDIYNNMNPCNDNIKNDILEVNIEKEKRNVMNEKGNNFVNNKMGIDNIEGEHKDGIISPNNYIKLKNINENDKINNNDRINNNDKINNNDNINNKKKSSKRTGIPLNERKYYRILAKQMKKIQGLTFDHNQIRWIAYWKNENNKQIQKHFPVCKFGFHEARQLALEFRNLKINDKNKNSNQKNKNINNNNNMNNNNVNNNNVNNNNVNNNNGNYIKKKDKNKKYVINIKNQYNNNGKQYINHYPQNININHMNFNMNNLNMDYTHNNNNNNNMFNGLHNNSLSKLKLCNNIEDIYCNEVKLQEPYRINILSRNMENKENDIYIYEHNIGKHFDNNNNNDNYSNYVHSYGLHNNLYNHAEKKEILNNMIYNIEGVNNNYIGYDTQDMENNYLQNYDFGKIDLNNSFDNINYMYENGKYNSTYVQDIHNNNHNNNNIMVHNMYANDDLVKGNYDGNTNYCNMDNDKKITNEHSIVYNNNNCYYYYNYVLPYTLNLDKKYINNYNFPYSYNTMKNDPNIESADDARTFPYVSSYEKSKIPIYYEMNTNNKNDKKIDYDDDDDDDNNNNNISCTYGTHQNLLHNYNNNNMDEPIEEENTYYDKEYKNKTENTNLLKNIKVNNIMNVNNNNEHIKINLYSNKKNEKDLLTYTLTRTSTSSHLSEHLNIFIKNNQNVSLEKDSTKSNIFRKDEKFFLVTKDNSHISKKMDIHNDKSNQKNKNTKNKNKNKKKKKKKKKKIIKSCTDEINKKNIENHVKSNDSIVKCENTKYHKIESNNLTHINHQKEDEKNISKLDSIKNIHSYEKCMQNKLYKSNYYTQNLQCEKNDMCTNLFSKKWIQYNDEEHKNETDLIEIEKNKEGILYNVNVYNNKNICNNKNICNNTNICNNKNICNNQNICNNKNICNNKNIYNYDNARKDGHMINMSSQNKLSKEKALKTCDFTLINKNDDTHNNDINNIHNKCDMDHLYNHIIPYKNIKITEEYKSNKKNDTNHNKYTNKKKISKEKKTNNVSYKFNDVKENDKDQGDITNFYHEMMRIPKMKGVHFDARQKRWCAYGYKKKECFSVYRYGFLIARELAIRSRLKVQKRKNNLRIRKMNTRENEKKKEKQNNLTFNNISQRKNNYWNKISDENHKKKKTNHIINDNLIYNKYDNKTEEINSYEKEVINNKMYHNNMYDEHNKINIYYNEKNINENFNYITDNNKDIYNNNNNNNNNNNNNNNYCNVYEDSYNNYNNMMIIQNKTDKNDTKHTSCHIPRNIEQHLYYNDDQNINDYKCNNNMNNMNNNREQYCNNREQYCNNREQYCNNREQYCNNREQYCNNREQYCNNREQYCNNREQYCNNREQYCNNREQYCNNPEQYYNNHEQYCNNPEQYCNNPEQYCNNPEQYCNNPEQYYNNHEQYCNNPEQYYKNNNIQQSNHSYNINNNTINCKTNPEEENMLVNINNEFNNKLPNFYTDTNLINSKETNKNLHGINDLNNENKKFFFLNNINNYHSKDIMDNYKQTDNINEEDIKNITPVNKNNINNIICMTNEKENMSNHTKEYKIKNIDYNDNIYVSDSLNEYYNNNKNIEEINNKKNNHIYTSSNQIYNCIYNIDKDEYNNQNVISIYNNFYNIQENINENHSKKKKKISVNNVNINYINDQNYGNMYYNEFNSSILFSIPPDDMYVARQNVDTEKKKKKVFYIIPPKINNNEENTFNGNMIYVDEYNNEIIQNGDDNNNIHNNNNNIYIHNNNINNNYNNIYIHNNCDNDNVMEKISNIQYDNTYKLNEEIKEDEKNIYLYLSNHPYDNLKKDYHINEQKCLDNTNNQTDDNFYNVYLWNEIKKKDEPFQDNLTNENLSDELFFLKNKNYSVEKYREDVINNKGKHETHFTSNNYNTKNKDNHFINNSYKNTKDSIHLYNLNQVKKEKLYTIHDTKNLVLRKINILKEFDHKFLSPGMVNINIHDEDIKKNKHYNFVYEEIIHKYCLSIFKKINISTFFKDNEKRIFLMENYWEYSILTLHDFNVNMVHDMPARLNLRKIIYKYLILELFTNAQSCNFLTCIEKGTTFLISHINKDMEKEIFQKKSRKYINLMKKVQIYHLNMIDNIYDLKAIQLYTNILINCLIQNTTSSNLSFKEQEMLLRSLLFFYFKKKFI, from the exons atgatgaataaagaaaaatatgtagACATTTTAAAAGAGGATAAACCAAGTACtctatatattgaaaaaaatattattaaaaacaaCCATgtcatattaaataaagataggaatattataaaaactgttgataataattttgagTATAAGAATGAGTGTTACCAGaaagattataaaaatgatataatagaTAAAGGAAATgtttatgataaatatattaataataataataataataatgaaggtacaaaaaaaaattgtttgaGATATGATAGATTTCATatttatgatgataaaataaaaaacatcgatgatataaatgaaactataaaaatgaaagaagaaaaaataataattccaTTACATACATTTgacgaaaaaaaaactaataaTATGGATCTAAAAATTAGTAATAACGATATTTACAATAATATGAACCCttgtaatgataatattaaaaatgatatctTGGAAGTGaatattgaaaaagaaaagagaaATGTTATGAATGAGAAAGGtaataattttgtaaataataaaatgggaATTGATAATATAGAGGGGGAACATAAGGATGGTATAATAAGTcctaataattatataaaattaaaaaatataaatgaaaatgataagataaataataatgataggataaataataatgataagataaataataatgataatataaataataaaaaaaaaagtagtaAGAGAACGGGCATCCCTTTAAacgaaagaaaatattatcgTATCCTTGCTAAACAAATGAAGAAGATTCAAGGATTAACATTTGATCATAACCAAATAAGATGGATAGCATATtggaaaaatgaaaacaatAAACAAATACAAAAACATTTTCCTGTGTGCAAGTTTGGTTTTCATGAAGCTAGACAGCTAGCTCTAGAATTTcgaaatttaaaaattaatgacaaaaataaaaatagtaaccaaaaaaataaaaatatcaacaataataataatatgaacaataataatgtaaacaataataatgtaaacaataataatgtaaacaataataatggtaattatattaaaaaaaaagataaaaataaaaaatatgttataaatataaagaatcaatataataacaatggAAAGCAATACATTAATCATTACcctcaaaatataaatataaatcatatgaactttaatatgaataatctAAATATGGATTATActcacaataataataataataataatatgtttaatggattacataataattctttatctAAATTAAAGTTATGTAACAACATAGAAGATATATACTGTAATGAAGTAAAATTACAAGAGCCGTacagaataaatatattatcaagaAATATGgagaataaagaaaatgatatatatatatatgaacataataTTGGAAAacattttgataataataataataatgataattatagtaATTATGTTCATTCGTACGGTTTACAtaacaatttatataatcatgctgaaaaaaaagaaatattaaataatatgatatacaATATTGAAGgggttaataataattatataggaTATGATACACAGGATatggaaaataattatttacaaaattatGACTTTGGGAAAATCGATTTGAATAACTcatttgataatataaattatatgtatgaaaATGGGAAATATAATAGTACATATGTTCAagatattcataataataatcataataataataatattatggtTCATAATATGTATGCTAATGATGATTTGGTCAAAGGGAACTATGATGGTAATACAAATTATTGTAATAtggataatgataaaaaaataacaaacgAACATAGTattgtttataataataataattgttattattattataattatgttctTCCTTATACTTTAAACCTtgataagaaatatataaataattataattttccttACTCATATAATACTATGAAAAATGATCCCAATATCGAAAGTGCAGATGATGCAAGGACGTTTCCATATGTATCATCATatgaaaaaagtaaaattccaatatattatgaaatgaacacaaataataaaaatgacaaGAAAAttgattatgatgatgatgatgatgatgataataataataataatatatcatgtaCATATGGGACCCATCAAAATTtgttacataattataataataataatatggatgaaCCTATAGAAGAAGAGAATACATATTATGATAAagaatataagaataaaacgGAAAAcacaaatttattaaaaaatattaaagttaataatataatgaatgtaaataataataatgaacatataaaaattaatttatatagtaataagaaaaatgaaaaagactTATTAACTTATACATTAACAAGAACGTCCACCTCATCACATTTATCAGAACatttaaacatatttataaaaaataatcaaaatgtgTCTTTAGAAAAAGATAGTACcaaaagtaatatatttagGAAGGATGAAAAATTCTTTTTAGTAACAAAGGATAATTCtcatatatcaaaaaaaatggatattcataatgataaaagcaatcaaaaaaacaagaacacaaagaataagaataagaataagaagaagaagaagaaaaagaaaaaaaaaataataaaatcgTGTACTGatgaaataaacaaaaaaaatatagaaaatcaTGTAAAGTCAAATGATTCAATTGTGAAATgtgaaaatacaaaataccATAAAATAGAAAGTAATAATCTAACACACATAAATCATCAAAAAGAAGATGAGAAGAATATAAGTAAATTGGatagtataaaaaatatacattccTATGAAAAGTGTATGCAAAATAAGTTATATAAATCAAATTATTATACGCAAAATTTACaatgtgaaaaaaatgatatgtgTACAAATTTGTTTAGTAAAAAGTGGATACAATATAATGATGAGgaacataaaaatgaaactGATTTAatagaaatagaaaaaaataaagaaggtattttatataatgtaaatgtgtataacaataaaaatatatgtaacaataaaaatatatgtaacaatacaaatatatgtaacaataaaaatatatgtaataatcaaaatatatgtaacaataaaaatatatgtaataataaaaatatttataattacgATAATGCTAGGAAGGATGGACATATGATCAATATGTCTAGCCAAAACAAATTATCAAAAGAAAAGGCTCTAAAAACGTGTGACTTtacattaataaataaaaatgacgatactcataataatgatattaacaatattcataataaatgTGATATGGATCATCTgtataatcatattattccttataaaaatataaagataacTGAAGAGTacaaaagtaataaaaaaaatgatacaaatcataacaaatatacaaataaaaaaaagataagtaaagaaaaaaaaacgaacAATGTTTCTTATAAGTTTAATGatgtaaaagaaaatgataaagatCAAGGAGATATAACAAATTTCTACCATGAGATGATGAGAATACCAAAAATGAAAGGAGTTCATTTTGATGCAAGACAAAAAAGATGGTGTGCTTatggatataaaaaaaaagaatgtttTTCTGTTTATCGTTATGGTTTTTTAATAGCACGTGAACTAGCTATAAGAAGTCGATTAAAAGTacaaaagagaaaaaataatttaagaataagaaaaatgaatACTCGagaaaatgagaaaaaaaaagaaaagcaaaataatttaacttttaacaatatatcacaaagaaaaaataattattggAATAAAATATCTGATgaaaatcataaaaaaaaaaaaacaaatcacataataaatgataatcttatatataataaatatgataataaaactGAAGAGATAAATTCTTATGAAAAAGAAGtgataaataataagatgtatcataataatatgtatgatgaacataataagataaatatttattataatgaaaaaaatataaatgaaaattttaattacataacggataataataaagatatttacaacaacaacaataataataataataataataataataataataattattgtaaTGTTTATGAAGatagttataataattataataatatgatgatcattcaaaataaaacagaTAAAAATGATACCAAGCATACAAGTTGTCATATCCCAAGAAATATAGAACAAcatctttattataatgatgatcaaaatataaatgattacaaatgtaacaataatatgaataatatgaataataaccGTGAACAATATTGTAATAACCGTGAACAGTATTGTAATAACCGTGAACAATATTGTAATAACCGTGAACAATATTGTAATAACCGTGAACAATATTGTAATAACCGTGAACAATATTGTAATAACCGTGAACAATATTGTAATAACCGTGAACAATATTGTAATAACCGTGAACAATATTGTAATAACCGTGAACAATATTGTAATAACCCTgaacaatattataataaccaTGAACAATATTGTAATAACCCTGAACAATATTGTAATAACCCTGAACAATATTGTAATAACCCTGAACAATATTGTAATAACCCTgaacaatattataataaccaTGAACAATATTGTAATAACCCTgaacaatattataaaaacaataatattcaACAAAGTAatcattcatataatataaataataatacaataaaCTGTAAAACAAATccagaagaagaaaatatgctcgtaaatataaataacgaatttaataataagttACCAAACTTTTATACTGATACTAATTTGATTAATAGTAAGGAAACTAATAAAAACCTTCATGGAATAAAcgatttaaataatgaaaataaaaagtttttttttttaaataacataaataattatcatagtAAGGATATTATGGATAATTATAAACAAacagataatataaatgaagaagatataaaaaatataactcctgtaaataaaaataatataaataatattatatgtatgacTAATGAAAAAGAGAATATGTCAAATCAtacaaaagaatataaaataaaaaatattgattataatgataacatatatgtatCCGATTctttaaatgaatattataacaataataagaatatcgaagaaataaataataaaaagaataatcatatttatacTAGTAGTAATCAAAtttataattgtatatataatatagataaagatgaatataataatcaaaatgttatatctatttataataatttttataatatacaggaaaatataaatgagaatcattccaaaaaaaaaaaaaagattagtgttaataatgttaatataaattatataaatgatcaAAATTATGGAAACATGTATTATAATGAATTTAATAgttctatattattttctataccTCCTGATGATATGTATGTAGCTAGACAAAATGTGGacacagaaaaaaaaaaaaaaaaggtattttatataatacctCCAaagattaataataatgaagagaATACATTTAATGGAAACATGATATATGttgatgaatataataatgaaataatacaaaatggtgatgataataataatattcataataataataataatatttatattcataataataatataaataataattataataatatttatattcataacaattgtgataatgataatgttaTGGAAAAGATATCTAATATACAATatgataatacatataaattaaatgaagaaataaaagaagatgaaaaaaatatatatttatatttatcaaatcatccatatgataatttaaaaaaggatTATCATATTAATGAACAGAAATGTTtggataatacaaataatcaaactgatgataatttttataatgtatatttatggaatgaaataaaaaaaaaagatgaaccTTTTCAAGATAATTTaacaaatgaaaatttaagcgatgaattgttttttttaaaaaataaaaattactcTGTAGAAAAATATAGAGAAGATGTgattaataataaaggaaAACACGAAACTCATTTCACctcaaataattataacacaaaaaataaagataatcattttataaataattcatataaaaatacaaaggatagtattcatttatataatttaaaccaagtgaaaaaggaaaagttATATACAATTCATGATACAAAAAATTTAGTACtaaggaaaataaatatattaaaagaatttgATCATAAATTCTTATCTCCTGGGatggtaaatataaatatacatgatGAGGACATCAAAAAGAATAAACATTACAATTTTGTGTATGAAGaaattattcataaatattgtttgagtatttttaaaaaaattaacattaGTACTTTTTTTAAGGATAATGAAAAACGTATTTTTCTTATGGAAAATTATTGGGAATATAGTATATTAACTCTACAC GATTTCAACGTAAATATGGTACATGACATGCCAGCACGTTTGAACCttagaaaaataatttataaatatttaattttagaACTATTTACAAATGCTCAGAGTTGTAATTTTCTTACATGCATTGAAAAGGGGACAACTTTTTTGATTTCTCATATAAACAAAGATatggaaaaagaaatattccaaaaaaaatcaagaaaatatataaatttaatgaaaaagGTACAGATATATCATTTAAACAtgatagataatatatatgatttaaaagctatacaattatatacaaaCATTCTTATAAATTGTTTGATACAAAATACAACATCAAGCAACTTATCGTTTAAAGAACAAGAAATGTTATTAAGATCTCTactgtttttttattttaaaaaaaaatttatatga
- a CDS encoding 6-cysteine protein P36 encodes MAYNIWEEYIMANFHNVYPVVTNLFLFIALSYSFCIFVFFSFFFVKMRKVIYFFLIICLHSNVGWHPFFVFFCGVSGLYVKELQVGNYYICNLKDYANETCTVNYDYNKMIKLLCPINKSYEEYDDRYCFKFIGIRDRLVINNQEEPIMDTLPGIIIENLNMFDRYNVGIYMPFYVKEDITIVCTCESSKDSEAITPYLKIHVKANNSFNKEGEFIKGCDYGNNKGKHQFLTNTLKQEENFLCEINANPGEVVGMNCINFEEYTTTTTINNKKKKHQNKNNKNNFDVIQLRPPHCFSNVSISMSFLRVVTMNVNNLLPEAKYYPEVYSFPKDKKFQKYSTISYLWIPENVPHDILFYCHCNFPQGKGIGLFNINKTVES; translated from the coding sequence atggcTTATAATATTTGGGAGGAATATATAATGGCCAATTTTCATAATGTGTATCCAGTTGTgacaaatttatttttatttattgccCTTTCGTActctttttgtatttttgtttttttttcattttttttcgttAAGATGAGAAAggtgatatatttttttttaatcatttGTTTACACTCGAATGTGGGATGGCAtcctttttttgtttttttttgtggtGTGTCGGGATTATATGTAAAAGAATTACAAGTGGgaaattattacatatgtaATTTGAAGGATTATGCTAATGAAACATGCACAGTTAATTATGACTATAATAAgatgataaaattattatgtcCAATTAATAAAAGTTATGAAGAGTATGATGATCGTTAttgttttaaatttatagGAATACGAGATCGTTTAGTTATAAATAATCAAGAAGAACCTATAATGGATACCCTTCCTGGTATTATAatagaaaatttaaatatgtttGATAGATATAATGTGGGAATTTACATGCCATTCTATGTAAAGGAAGATATAACAATAGTATGTACATGTGAAAGTAGCAAAGACAGTGAAGCTATCACACCCTATCTTAAGATACATGTAAAAGCTAATAATAGTTTTAATAAGGAAGGAGAATTTATTAAAGGTTGTGATTATGGAAATAATAAAGGGAAACATCAATTTTTAACAAACACATTAAAACAAGAAGAAAATTTTCTTTGTGAAATAAATGCAAATCCAGGAGAAGTCGTAGGTATGAATTGTATAAATTTTGAAGAAtatactactactactactattaataataagaagaagaagcatcaaaataaaaataataagaataatttcGATGTAATACAATTGAGGCCTCCACACTGTTTTTCTAATGTATCTATTTCTATGTCTTTTTTACGTGTTGTAACAATgaatgtaaataatttacTGCCTGAAGCAAAGTATTATCCTGAAGTTTATTCTTTTccaaaagataaaaaatttcaaaaatatagTACTATTTCGTATTTATGGATTCCTGAGAATGTACCTcatgatattttattttattgtcaTTGTAATTTCCCACAAGGGAAGGGTATAGGTTTAtttaacataaataaaactGTAGAAAGTTAG
- a CDS encoding 6-cysteine protein P52, translating into MYVLVLIHMCYHFTMKRKKLFVYFIFLSFIINFNFNININFVCSNVIQDVISIGNVDICVVNVNSDEAQECILNNEFGKLLLFVCNMNDAFSTTAKTHPENCPSRAFVNQSNPTENSPEVDTYSIYPNLFGTNENRLNDTYSLYSTPYSNMDIDFSCLCYGDKQDKVKHIMRINIKKTRKKIKGCDFGDNIPSKRDLTNSLSLNERSSCIIHAYSNDVLGINCFKKEINNSYNNNLELNPSNCFHDVYFGADLILNSKNVIPNSRVIPDPSSDVKLSRNHSFSSYLILPNNLTENIKISCTCKRDEFVGTMIIYTKNINSLMFDNNNNNNDEEQIFQNKYMKKKEYKKDEGNEYDKKMNTDDNYINNEEHHNNNQYNNYENKINNVNYNYDDISKYINEHYKNYDHEKNSKNSYKTNTNIHDQYDTYHYNNKYDLHSDRTRIRTRTFWQNLFGLSSSKYILFNNFLILFIFLIYIYST; encoded by the coding sequence atgtatgtattggTGCTTATTCATATGTGTTACCATTTTACAATGAAGAGAAAAAAGttgtttgtatattttatttttttgtcatttattattaattttaattttaatattaatatcaaTTTTGTGTGTAGCAATGTGATTCAAGATGTTATAAGCATTGGTAATGTAGACATCTGTGTAGTGAATGTAAATTCAGATGAAGCTCAAGAATGCATATTGAATAATGAATTTGGGAagttgttattatttgtgTGTAATATGAATGATGCTTTTAGTACTACGGCAAAAACTCACCCAGAAAATTGCCCTTCTAGAGCCTTTGTTAATCAAAGTAATCCAACCGAAAATTCCCCCGAGGTTGATACTTATAGTATTTATCCGAATTTATTTGGTACGAACGAAAACAGATTAAATGACACATATAGTTTATATAGTACTCCTTATTCAAATATGGATATTGATTTTAGTTGCTTGTGTTACGGAGATAAACAAGACAAagtaaaacatataatgagaataaatataaaaaaaacaaggaaaaaaattaagggTTGTGATTTTGGTGATAATATACCTTCCAAAAGGGATCTAACTAATAGTTTAAGTTTGAATGAACGATCTAGTTGTATTATTCATGCTTATTCAAATGATGTATTGGGCATaaattgttttaaaaaagaaattaataattcttataataataatttagaatTAAATCCTAGTAATTGTTTTCATGATGTTTATTTTGGAGCTGATCTTATATTAAATTCTAAAAATGTAATACCTAATTCTAGAGTTATCCCTGACCCTTCATCAGATGTCAAATTATCTAGAAatcattctttttcttcctaTTTAATATTACCGAATAATTTAactgaaaatattaaaattagcTGTACATGTAAACGAGATGAATTCGTTGGTACCATGATCATTtacacaaaaaatattaacagCTTAAtgtttgataataataataataataatgatgaagaacagatttttcaaaataaatatatgaaaaaaaaagaatataaaaaggatgaaggaaatgaatatgataaaaaaatgaatacagatgataattatataaataatgaggaACATCATAATAACaatcaatataataattatgaaaataaaattaataatgtaaattataattatgatgatatttccaaatatataaatgaacattataaaaattatgaccATGAAAAAAATTCTAAAAATAGTTATAAAACTAATACAAATATTCACGATCAATATGATacatatcattataataataaatatgatttaCATTCTGATAGAACAAGAATACGAACAAGAACATTCTGGCAAAATCTTTTTGGATTATCTTcttctaaatatatattatttaataatttcttaatattattcatatttttaatatatatatattcaacatAA